A single genomic interval of Camelina sativa cultivar DH55 chromosome 11, Cs, whole genome shotgun sequence harbors:
- the LOC104724201 gene encoding probable thionin-2.4 isoform X1 — MEGKTLILSVLVISLFMAQIQVDAKSCCTSNTARNIYNTCRFAGASRERCATLSGCKIVNGSCPYGYTNDILENSGDAVNEYCKVGCTSSVCGALTTLQISDSSEIVNGERLKNVSWHVPQSAPRAQ; from the exons ATGGAAGGCAAAACTTTGATTCTAAGTGTGCTAGTAATAAGTCTCTTCATGGCACAAATCCAAGTTGACGCAAAGAGCTGCTGTACGTCCAACACTGCTAGAAATATCTATAATACTTGCCGCTTTGCGGGAGCTTCCAGGGAGAGATGTGCTACACTCAGTGGCTGCAAAATTGTTAACGGTTCATGTCCTTACGGATATACAAACGACATTCTCGAAAACTCAG gtgATGCTGTCAATGAATACTGCAAGGTTGGGTGTACATCCTCTGTGTGCGGTGCTTTAACGACTCTCCAGATTTCCG ATTCAAGTGAAATCGTCAATGGGGAGCGGTTGAAAAATGTGTCATGGCATGTTCCACAGTCTGCACCAAGGGCTCAATGA
- the LOC104724201 gene encoding thionin-like isoform X2 — protein MEGKTLILSVLVISLFMAQIQVDAKSCCTSNTARNIYNTCRFAGASRERCATLSGCKIVNGSCPYGYTNDILENSGDAVNEYCKVGCTSSVCGALTTLQISVIRFK, from the exons ATGGAAGGCAAAACTTTGATTCTAAGTGTGCTAGTAATAAGTCTCTTCATGGCACAAATCCAAGTTGACGCAAAGAGCTGCTGTACGTCCAACACTGCTAGAAATATCTATAATACTTGCCGCTTTGCGGGAGCTTCCAGGGAGAGATGTGCTACACTCAGTGGCTGCAAAATTGTTAACGGTTCATGTCCTTACGGATATACAAACGACATTCTCGAAAACTCAG gtgATGCTGTCAATGAATACTGCAAGGTTGGGTGTACATCCTCTGTGTGCGGTGCTTTAACGACTCTCCAGATTTCCG tGATTAGATTCAAGTGA